A single Micromonospora luteifusca DNA region contains:
- the trpS gene encoding tryptophan--tRNA ligase, with product MSVARMLTGDRPTGRLHLGHYVGSIANRVRLHRSYESFFIIADLHMLTTRNRREDIDQVSGNAREMVTDILAAGVDPQRATFYLQSAIPEVGDLNTLLQNLVTVPRLERVPSLKDMARDAGKEEMPYGLLGYPVLQAADILCVKGEVVPVGRDNAAHVEVTREIARRFNHLYGPVFPVPELISADTPSLVGTDGAAKMSKSRGNTIALSDDAATVRRKVLGMYTDPNRVRADVPGTVEGNPVFAYHEVFNPDRDEVAELARRYRAGRVGDVEVKERLVVALEGFLAPIRERRAEIEADRGFVDRLIVEGTERTRQEVRQTLVEVRRAMGLTGAYQQVRRRAERSRRRTDASA from the coding sequence ATGTCCGTCGCACGAATGCTCACCGGCGACCGGCCGACCGGCCGCCTGCACCTCGGCCACTACGTCGGCAGCATCGCCAACCGGGTGCGGTTGCACCGGAGCTACGAGAGCTTCTTCATCATCGCCGACCTGCACATGCTCACCACCCGTAACCGTCGGGAGGACATCGACCAGGTCTCCGGCAACGCCCGCGAGATGGTGACCGACATCCTCGCCGCCGGCGTCGACCCGCAACGGGCCACCTTCTATCTCCAGTCGGCGATCCCCGAGGTTGGCGACCTCAACACCCTCCTGCAGAACCTGGTGACGGTTCCCCGGCTGGAGCGGGTGCCGTCGCTGAAGGACATGGCGCGTGACGCCGGCAAGGAGGAGATGCCGTACGGGCTGCTGGGTTATCCGGTGCTCCAGGCGGCGGACATCCTCTGCGTCAAGGGGGAGGTGGTCCCGGTCGGGCGGGACAACGCCGCGCACGTCGAGGTGACGCGGGAGATCGCGCGGCGTTTCAACCATCTGTACGGCCCGGTCTTCCCGGTTCCCGAGCTGATCTCGGCCGACACGCCGAGCCTGGTGGGCACCGATGGCGCGGCCAAGATGAGCAAGAGCCGCGGCAACACGATCGCTCTCTCCGACGATGCGGCCACGGTGCGTCGCAAGGTGCTCGGCATGTACACCGATCCGAACCGGGTGCGCGCCGATGTGCCGGGCACGGTGGAGGGCAACCCGGTCTTCGCGTACCACGAGGTTTTCAATCCTGATCGGGATGAGGTGGCCGAGCTGGCCCGGCGTTACCGGGCCGGGCGGGTCGGTGACGTGGAGGTCAAGGAGCGGCTGGTCGTCGCGTTGGAGGGGTTCCTGGCGCCGATTCGGGAGCGCCGGGCCGAGATCGAAGCCGACCGGGGGTTCGTCGACCGGCTGATCGTCGAGGGCACTGAACGGACCCGCCAGGAGGTACGCCAGACCCTGGTCGAGGTGCGGCGGGCGATGGGGCTGACCGGCGCGTACCAACAGGTGCGGCGGCGGGCCGAGCGAAGTCGGCGCCGGACGGACGCCTCGGCCTGA
- a CDS encoding quinone oxidoreductase family protein — MVDGDVPERMQAAAFDEFGGPEVITLRKLPIPQVAADEVLIKVLSAGVGVWDAYERQGVLVPEGSTLPIVPGSDGAGTVIAAGSKVTDLVVGDLVYVSATARPKGGLYAEYAAVKAQYAAKLPDGVPAEHAGAMPTDALTALAGLDTLSLSAGDWLLIFGASGGQGHLAVQLAKRQGLNVIAVASGADGVALVTRLGADVSLDGHGDLTDALARIRDAAPAGVAAILAMAAGATLERLTEALVDGGVVAYAHGVQPEPRERPGVVVRAYDGVSNPRQLQRLNELIEAGPFVVHVAEKFPLGKVREAHKRLQTSYSGKLLLTVG, encoded by the coding sequence ATGGTTGACGGGGATGTGCCAGAGCGGATGCAGGCCGCGGCCTTCGACGAGTTCGGCGGGCCGGAGGTGATCACCCTGCGGAAACTGCCGATCCCGCAGGTCGCCGCCGACGAGGTGCTGATCAAGGTCCTGAGCGCCGGCGTGGGGGTGTGGGACGCGTACGAGCGGCAGGGTGTGCTGGTGCCGGAGGGCTCGACCCTCCCGATCGTGCCCGGCTCCGACGGTGCCGGGACCGTCATCGCGGCCGGCAGCAAGGTGACCGACCTCGTGGTGGGCGATCTTGTCTACGTCTCCGCCACCGCCCGACCGAAGGGCGGCTTGTACGCCGAGTACGCGGCCGTCAAGGCGCAGTACGCGGCGAAGCTGCCCGACGGCGTGCCGGCGGAGCACGCGGGGGCCATGCCGACCGACGCGCTGACCGCGCTGGCCGGGCTCGACACCCTCAGCCTGTCGGCCGGCGACTGGTTGCTGATCTTCGGGGCGAGCGGCGGTCAGGGTCACCTGGCCGTGCAGTTGGCCAAGCGGCAGGGGCTGAACGTGATCGCCGTCGCCTCCGGTGCCGACGGCGTCGCGTTGGTGACCCGCCTCGGTGCCGACGTGTCCCTCGACGGCCACGGCGATCTGACCGACGCACTCGCGCGGATCCGGGACGCGGCACCGGCCGGGGTGGCCGCCATCCTGGCGATGGCCGCCGGCGCGACGTTGGAACGGCTCACCGAAGCGCTCGTCGACGGCGGCGTTGTCGCGTACGCCCACGGTGTGCAGCCGGAGCCGCGCGAGCGGCCGGGCGTCGTGGTCCGGGCGTACGACGGCGTATCGAACCCTCGACAGTTGCAGCGCCTCAACGAACTCATCGAGGCAGGCCCGTTCGTGGTGCACGTCGCGGAGAAGTTCCCGCTCGGCAAGGTACGGGAGGCGCACAAGCGCCTGCAGACGTCCTACTCGGGCAAGCTGCTGCTGACGGTCGGCTGA
- a CDS encoding low temperature requirement protein A, protein MKGIFGVRPVPAAETHRTTMFEIFFDLVFVFALTRVITFMAESPSALTLAQGLLLLLLLLYSWSPYIWVGNLVRPDVGLVRAATLVAMAAIFVAALVLPGAWQQGPELFDAPLTLALAYVVGRAVQLVILFWASATDPPLRSTLRFFTVPVMLGWLPLIIGALLGGTAQTVLWTVAFLLNVGGARIASTFRPWQLRSVDHFTERFGLVLIIALGESLISAGAGPRTMAPIGSAVLAALLGLTSTVCLWWLYFDRLAPAARRAVSEVPDERRADVAGDAYGLGHSTLIIGAIYVALGIEEVIGQLTEESAHPHGLGWEAATALYGGTALYLLSRLVFRRLTIRSVYPTQVVAALLPLPLLPIGRSLPPLAALALLTVFLIGVTWYEGRMDRTDPTQPLVP, encoded by the coding sequence ATGAAGGGGATTTTCGGCGTTCGTCCGGTGCCGGCTGCGGAGACGCACCGGACCACGATGTTCGAGATCTTCTTCGACCTGGTCTTCGTCTTCGCGCTCACCCGGGTCATCACGTTCATGGCGGAGTCGCCGAGCGCGCTCACCCTGGCCCAGGGGCTGCTGCTCCTGCTCCTGCTGCTCTACTCCTGGTCGCCGTACATCTGGGTGGGAAACCTGGTCCGCCCGGATGTCGGCCTGGTCCGCGCGGCCACCCTGGTCGCGATGGCGGCGATCTTCGTGGCCGCGCTGGTGCTGCCGGGTGCGTGGCAGCAGGGTCCGGAACTCTTCGACGCGCCGCTCACCCTCGCCCTCGCCTACGTGGTCGGCCGGGCAGTGCAGCTCGTGATCCTGTTCTGGGCGAGCGCGACGGACCCCCCACTGCGCTCGACGCTGCGGTTCTTCACCGTGCCGGTGATGCTGGGTTGGCTCCCGCTGATCATCGGCGCGCTGCTCGGCGGCACAGCCCAGACGGTGCTCTGGACGGTCGCCTTCCTGCTGAATGTCGGTGGTGCCCGGATCGCATCCACCTTCCGGCCGTGGCAACTGCGCAGCGTGGACCACTTCACCGAGCGGTTCGGCCTGGTGCTCATCATCGCGCTGGGTGAGTCGCTGATCTCTGCCGGCGCAGGACCACGGACGATGGCTCCGATCGGCTCCGCCGTGCTGGCCGCACTGCTCGGCCTCACCAGCACGGTCTGCCTGTGGTGGCTCTACTTCGATCGACTGGCGCCCGCCGCACGGCGGGCCGTCAGCGAGGTGCCGGATGAGCGGCGGGCCGACGTGGCGGGTGACGCGTACGGCCTCGGGCACTCCACTCTGATCATCGGTGCCATCTACGTCGCGCTCGGGATCGAAGAGGTGATCGGTCAGCTCACCGAGGAGTCGGCCCATCCCCACGGGCTGGGCTGGGAAGCCGCGACGGCGCTCTACGGCGGCACCGCCCTCTACCTGCTCAGCAGGTTGGTCTTTCGTCGGCTGACCATTCGCTCGGTGTACCCGACGCAGGTCGTCGCCGCGCTGCTGCCGCTGCCCCTGCTGCCGATCGGCCGGTCCCTGCCCCCGTTGGCGGCGCTCGCCCTGCTGACCGTCTTCCTGATCGGCGTGACCTGGTACGAGGGACGGATGGACCGGACCGACCCAACGCAGCCACTCGTCCCGTGA
- a CDS encoding WxL protein peptidoglycan domain-containing protein produces the protein MQPSVTRWKTTTAILLRTTALSLLAAVAAAGVGAGPALAADGNVAWTVRTASNSYGEARSSYSYNVNPGGSVEDAMVVANRGPAPLTLSVYAADGFTTGAGQLDLLTKDKKSVAIGAWAKPNAGSVVVQPGKTAQVPFKISVPDNATPGDYVGGILTTLTQSDQAEGVNVDRRLGIRIKMRVGGDLKPNLAIEDLHVKYAGPSNPFSKGDATITYTVHNVGNAALSGQQAVSVSGPFGLLRVRAKDIAAPPELLPGESWKVTVPLHGVAPVVSLAATATLTPLLTDASGSTTPLKPVQVTAHGWALPWLLVLVLVVLIAVLVGAFLYRRRNRTQRKAREDARVRDAVEQALRGQEPPTS, from the coding sequence ATGCAACCGTCCGTAACGCGCTGGAAGACCACGACCGCCATCCTCCTTCGTACGACCGCGCTGTCCCTGCTCGCCGCCGTCGCGGCCGCCGGCGTCGGTGCCGGCCCCGCCCTGGCGGCAGACGGCAACGTCGCCTGGACGGTCCGGACGGCCTCCAACAGCTACGGCGAAGCTCGGTCCAGTTACAGCTACAACGTCAACCCCGGTGGCTCCGTCGAGGACGCCATGGTCGTGGCCAACCGTGGCCCGGCTCCGCTGACCCTGTCCGTGTACGCCGCCGACGGCTTCACGACCGGCGCGGGCCAGCTCGATCTCCTGACCAAGGACAAGAAGTCCGTCGCGATCGGTGCCTGGGCGAAGCCGAACGCCGGCAGTGTGGTGGTCCAGCCCGGAAAGACCGCGCAGGTCCCCTTCAAGATCAGCGTCCCGGACAACGCCACGCCCGGCGACTACGTCGGCGGCATCCTCACCACGCTGACCCAGTCCGACCAGGCCGAGGGCGTCAACGTCGACCGGCGCCTCGGTATCCGGATCAAGATGCGGGTGGGCGGTGACCTGAAGCCGAACCTCGCGATCGAGGACCTCCACGTGAAGTACGCCGGCCCGTCCAATCCGTTCAGCAAGGGTGACGCCACCATCACCTACACGGTCCACAACGTCGGCAACGCCGCCCTGTCCGGGCAGCAGGCGGTGTCGGTCTCGGGCCCGTTCGGGCTGCTGCGAGTGCGAGCCAAGGACATCGCCGCGCCGCCGGAGCTGCTTCCGGGCGAGAGCTGGAAGGTGACGGTGCCCCTGCACGGTGTGGCTCCCGTCGTCTCGCTGGCCGCGACCGCGACCCTCACGCCCCTGCTCACTGACGCCTCGGGCTCTACCACCCCGCTCAAGCCGGTCCAGGTCACCGCGCACGGCTGGGCCCTGCCGTGGCTGTTGGTGCTGGTGCTCGTCGTGCTGATCGCCGTGCTCGTCGGGGCGTTCCTGTACCGGCGCCGCAACCGGACGCAGCGCAAGGCGCGTGAGGACGCCCGCGTACGCGACGCCGTCGAGCAGGCGCTGCGTGGTCAGGAGCCGCCGACGTCCTGA
- a CDS encoding SCO4848 family membrane protein, with the protein MVLSRGWSVFLVGVGVWTWVIWPRFAVAIWQDPRSWASGVVAEGAATSFLWVHALLIAASLAIGTTVGVLGIRAWIAARRRQAS; encoded by the coding sequence ATGGTGCTTTCGCGCGGGTGGTCTGTCTTCCTGGTCGGCGTCGGGGTCTGGACCTGGGTGATCTGGCCGAGGTTTGCGGTCGCCATCTGGCAGGACCCGCGGTCCTGGGCCTCCGGCGTCGTGGCGGAGGGCGCGGCCACCAGCTTTTTGTGGGTGCACGCGCTGTTGATTGCCGCGTCCCTGGCCATCGGCACCACCGTCGGGGTCCTCGGTATCCGGGCCTGGATTGCCGCCCGCCGCCGGCAGGCGTCCTGA
- a CDS encoding purple acid phosphatase family protein, translating into MATASAAASTTITGVVLGVGANETQRIVTWYSSADTAQKIQLAPTAEIVNGEFPASAVSFEAVGAANTSTTGFNRHATISDLRENMTYSYRVGAEGNWSPAYSFKTRAFEGDYDFLFFGDPQIGSSGDRLKDQAGWEETLKVATAANPNTELLVSAGDHVESANDEGQWDSFLAPDQLRQYPLGATIGNHDVGGKSWEQHHFTPNTDRSAQYYTGDQATRSGGDFWYIYKDVLFIDLNSNSYVNPADGSAGGDAAHVSYVTDVVNKHGSEAKWKVLVYHHSIYSAATHSTDGDNAARRKDFTTAFSDLGIDMVLQGHDHVYTRSYSIKNGQKENPAEQPGAADVFPGPGGVIYATANSASGSKYYDIKKPGTTGTGPDGLGPDPLNPSNYWFNSVENQEHVRSYVKVSVKADKLVLENIRSGTCAAPNAAVEKGLSCVNTAEGQPVGSIVDSTTIHPYHGDGQAIQVNVPNPAPGEFGWTIDGYNGLVNLGTAQERNGTSFEAAGKINPILVSDSRRTLAPWSISANVGDFQDADKKFSGSYLGWNPYVLDGGAGAEAGAPVLSSFDDQGKGLSVSSGLAAAVQGHPRGDARLGADLDLKIPDSIAVGSYRTTLTITALSS; encoded by the coding sequence ATGGCCACTGCGAGTGCAGCCGCGTCCACCACGATCACCGGTGTGGTCCTCGGCGTCGGCGCCAACGAGACCCAGCGCATCGTGACCTGGTACTCCTCTGCCGACACCGCGCAGAAGATCCAGCTCGCCCCGACCGCCGAGATCGTCAACGGCGAGTTCCCGGCCAGCGCGGTCAGCTTCGAAGCCGTTGGTGCGGCGAACACCTCCACCACCGGCTTCAACCGGCACGCCACGATCAGTGACCTGCGCGAGAACATGACGTACTCGTACCGGGTCGGCGCCGAGGGCAACTGGTCCCCGGCGTACTCCTTCAAGACGCGGGCGTTCGAGGGCGACTACGACTTCCTGTTCTTCGGGGACCCGCAGATCGGCTCCTCCGGTGACCGGCTGAAGGACCAGGCCGGCTGGGAGGAGACCCTGAAGGTCGCCACCGCGGCCAACCCGAACACCGAGCTGCTGGTCTCCGCTGGTGACCACGTCGAGAGCGCCAACGACGAGGGTCAGTGGGACTCGTTCCTGGCCCCCGACCAGCTGCGTCAGTACCCCCTCGGTGCCACCATCGGTAACCACGATGTCGGCGGCAAGTCCTGGGAGCAGCACCACTTCACGCCGAACACCGACCGCTCGGCCCAGTACTACACCGGGGACCAGGCGACCCGCTCCGGCGGTGACTTCTGGTACATCTACAAGGACGTGCTGTTCATCGACCTGAACAGCAACAGCTACGTCAACCCGGCCGATGGCTCCGCCGGCGGCGACGCGGCGCACGTCTCGTACGTCACCGACGTCGTCAACAAGCACGGGTCCGAGGCCAAGTGGAAGGTGCTGGTCTACCACCACTCCATCTACTCGGCGGCGACCCACTCCACCGACGGGGACAACGCGGCCCGTCGGAAGGACTTCACGACGGCGTTCTCCGACCTCGGCATCGACATGGTGTTGCAGGGGCACGACCACGTCTACACCCGTAGCTACTCGATCAAGAACGGTCAGAAGGAGAACCCGGCCGAGCAGCCTGGCGCTGCCGACGTGTTCCCCGGCCCGGGCGGCGTCATCTACGCGACGGCCAACTCCGCCTCTGGCTCGAAGTACTACGACATCAAGAAGCCGGGCACCACCGGCACCGGTCCCGACGGCCTCGGCCCGGACCCGCTGAACCCGAGCAACTACTGGTTCAACTCGGTGGAGAACCAGGAGCACGTCCGCAGCTACGTCAAGGTGTCGGTCAAGGCCGACAAGCTGGTGCTCGAGAACATCCGCAGCGGCACCTGCGCGGCGCCGAACGCGGCCGTCGAGAAGGGCCTCTCCTGCGTCAACACCGCCGAGGGTCAGCCGGTCGGCTCGATCGTCGACAGCACGACCATCCACCCGTACCACGGTGACGGTCAGGCCATCCAGGTCAACGTGCCGAACCCGGCTCCGGGCGAGTTCGGCTGGACGATCGACGGCTACAACGGCCTGGTCAACCTGGGCACCGCCCAGGAGCGCAACGGCACCTCCTTCGAGGCGGCCGGCAAGATCAACCCGATCCTCGTGTCGGACAGCCGCCGCACGCTCGCCCCGTGGTCGATCTCGGCCAACGTCGGCGACTTCCAGGACGCCGACAAGAAGTTCTCCGGCTCCTACCTGGGCTGGAACCCGTACGTGCTCGACGGCGGCGCGGGCGCCGAGGCTGGTGCCCCGGTCCTGTCGTCCTTCGACGACCAGGGCAAGGGCCTCTCGGTCTCCAGCGGCCTCGCCGCGGCCGTGCAGGGTCACCCGCGGGGCGACGCCCGGCTCGGTGCTGACCTGGATCTGAAGATCCCGGACAGCATCGCGGTGGGTAGCTACCGCACCACCCTCACGATCACTGCGCTGAGCAGCTGA
- a CDS encoding VanW family protein, with the protein MTLYGEKTPPADDRPTVQVTAVTWPDDGPDPVTAPAAGDPEAGPSRPRRMRMLLATGVTGGVLAAVAGAGAWAYAGDVPRGTSVLGTELGGRSRADADRELRAELDRRAAALAGPLKVTVDGRSAEINPADVGLAVDVPATLAAAAAADAHAVSRLVGSRTVDPVVTVDVDRLDDALRKVLGEKAQGMTMPAITYQGTTPKVVQPKPGLALEPQRSAEVVRAGWLAGTPVTVPLVERHPATTPEELDRLVNELAKPAVAAPVTLRTGKGSVKVPPAAIAKSLRFTADKTGKLTPSVDVKQLRAALGDNLASIEVPPKNATMTISGGRPTTTDGRPGQQLDTATLGQDLLAVLPKSDGREVTGELKPAPPELTAEKLSGLGIKERVSTFTTRFTGGMASSRSQNIATIARQVDGTVVLPGKTFSLNGHTGERGYAQGYRDAPVILGGKLVPGVGGGTSQFTTTLFNATYYAGLEDVEHKPHSYWFDRYPAVIESTIFWPDLDFKFRNNTEYGLLIDTSYTSSTITVSIWSTKIYDSVKTEYGTRRNITTPKQIHLAPGPSCISTNGINGFTQDAFRIIKKGGAVVKREKFTWRYDAEPRYVCGPKPS; encoded by the coding sequence GTGACGCTGTACGGCGAAAAAACTCCACCCGCCGACGACCGGCCCACCGTGCAGGTCACTGCGGTCACCTGGCCGGACGACGGCCCGGACCCGGTGACGGCACCTGCCGCCGGTGACCCGGAGGCCGGCCCGAGCCGCCCCCGCCGGATGCGGATGCTGCTCGCCACCGGCGTCACCGGTGGCGTACTCGCCGCCGTGGCCGGTGCCGGTGCCTGGGCGTACGCCGGGGACGTGCCCCGCGGCACCAGCGTGCTCGGCACCGAACTGGGTGGCCGGAGCCGCGCGGACGCCGACCGGGAGTTGCGGGCGGAGCTGGACCGGCGCGCGGCGGCGCTCGCGGGTCCGTTGAAGGTCACCGTCGACGGGCGTAGCGCCGAGATCAACCCGGCCGACGTGGGGCTGGCCGTCGACGTGCCGGCGACCCTCGCGGCAGCGGCTGCGGCCGACGCGCACGCGGTCAGCCGGCTGGTCGGCTCCCGCACGGTCGATCCGGTGGTCACCGTCGACGTGGACCGGTTGGACGACGCGCTCCGCAAGGTGCTCGGCGAGAAGGCCCAGGGCATGACGATGCCAGCGATCACCTACCAGGGCACCACCCCGAAGGTCGTGCAGCCCAAGCCCGGGCTGGCCCTGGAGCCGCAGCGCTCCGCCGAGGTGGTCCGCGCCGGCTGGCTGGCGGGCACCCCGGTCACCGTGCCGCTGGTGGAGCGCCACCCGGCGACCACCCCGGAGGAGTTGGACCGCCTGGTCAACGAGTTGGCGAAGCCGGCGGTCGCCGCACCGGTCACCCTGCGTACCGGGAAGGGCTCGGTGAAGGTCCCGCCGGCTGCCATCGCGAAGAGCCTGCGATTCACCGCCGACAAGACCGGCAAGCTGACCCCGTCGGTGGACGTCAAGCAGCTGCGGGCTGCGCTCGGCGACAACCTGGCCAGCATCGAGGTGCCGCCGAAGAACGCCACGATGACGATCTCCGGTGGCCGGCCCACCACCACCGACGGGCGACCCGGTCAACAGCTGGATACCGCGACCCTGGGTCAAGACCTGCTGGCGGTGCTACCAAAGTCGGACGGCCGCGAGGTAACCGGCGAGTTGAAGCCGGCGCCGCCGGAGCTGACTGCGGAGAAGCTGTCCGGCCTGGGCATCAAGGAGCGGGTGTCCACCTTCACCACCCGCTTCACCGGTGGGATGGCCTCGTCGCGCAGCCAGAACATCGCGACCATCGCACGGCAGGTGGACGGCACAGTCGTCCTGCCCGGAAAGACGTTCTCGCTGAACGGTCACACCGGCGAGCGCGGCTACGCCCAGGGCTACCGGGACGCACCGGTCATCCTCGGCGGCAAACTGGTGCCGGGCGTCGGGGGCGGCACCTCGCAGTTCACCACCACCCTGTTCAACGCGACGTACTACGCCGGGCTGGAGGACGTCGAGCACAAGCCCCACTCGTACTGGTTCGACAGGTACCCGGCGGTCATCGAGTCGACGATCTTCTGGCCGGACCTGGACTTCAAGTTCCGCAACAACACCGAGTACGGCCTGCTCATCGACACGTCGTACACGTCGAGCACGATCACCGTGTCGATCTGGAGCACGAAGATCTACGACAGCGTGAAGACGGAGTACGGGACACGCCGCAACATCACCACGCCGAAGCAGATCCATCTTGCACCCGGCCCCTCGTGCATCTCGACCAACGGCATCAACGGCTTCACCCAGGACGCCTTCCGGATCATCAAGAAGGGTGGCGCGGTGGTCAAGCGGGAGAAGTTCACCTGGCGCTACGACGCGGAACCCCGCTACGTCTGCGGGCCGAAGCCCTCCTGA
- a CDS encoding HAD family hydrolase, which produces MSLPLPSGEFAAYLFDCDGTIVDSMPLHYLAWQRALDEWGCEFPEDLFYAWGGRPTADIIVDLNEQHGLAMPVETVVERRESYYQELLPQLAAVPDVLAHIHDAHRRVPFAVVSGSTRASVTASLDALGLLDRFDVLVCADDYTRAKPDPEAFLLAAQHLGVPPADCLVFEDTDLGIQAATAAGMASVRVPQQRSR; this is translated from the coding sequence GTGAGTCTGCCCCTGCCATCCGGTGAGTTCGCGGCGTACCTGTTCGACTGCGACGGCACCATCGTCGACTCGATGCCGCTGCACTATCTGGCCTGGCAGCGGGCCCTGGACGAGTGGGGCTGCGAGTTCCCCGAGGACCTCTTCTACGCCTGGGGTGGGCGGCCGACCGCCGACATCATCGTCGACCTGAACGAGCAGCACGGCCTGGCCATGCCGGTGGAGACCGTCGTCGAGCGCCGGGAGAGCTACTACCAGGAGCTGCTGCCGCAACTCGCCGCCGTACCCGACGTGCTGGCGCACATCCACGACGCGCACCGACGGGTCCCGTTCGCCGTCGTCTCCGGCAGCACCCGAGCCTCGGTCACCGCCTCCCTCGACGCACTCGGTCTGCTGGACCGGTTCGACGTGCTGGTCTGCGCCGACGACTACACCCGCGCCAAGCCCGACCCGGAGGCGTTCCTGCTCGCGGCGCAGCACCTCGGCGTACCCCCGGCGGACTGCCTGGTCTTCGAGGACACCGACCTGGGCATCCAGGCCGCGACGGCGGCCGGCATGGCATCGGTACGCGTGCCGCAACAGCGTTCGCGCTGA
- a CDS encoding PRC-barrel domain-containing protein, which translates to MQPSMFNPWAWRDPSALAGGYTQTTPSTTPPDGPDGGHDAPDAPGPGTPVDLVGYHVQANDGRIGTIDEASNDADAGYVVVDTGPWVFGQKVLLPAGTVAHVDHQERVVHVDRTRQEIKDAPPFDPESADPEYRERVGNYYADKYLPPPGAMPRVM; encoded by the coding sequence GTGCAACCCTCGATGTTCAATCCCTGGGCCTGGCGCGATCCGTCCGCCCTCGCTGGTGGGTACACACAGACCACGCCGTCGACCACACCGCCGGATGGTCCGGACGGTGGCCACGACGCGCCGGACGCCCCCGGGCCCGGCACGCCGGTTGACCTGGTGGGCTATCACGTGCAGGCGAACGACGGGCGCATCGGCACCATCGACGAGGCGAGCAACGACGCGGATGCCGGGTACGTGGTCGTGGACACCGGTCCGTGGGTCTTCGGCCAGAAGGTGCTGCTGCCGGCCGGCACGGTGGCTCACGTGGATCACCAGGAACGCGTCGTGCACGTCGACCGCACTCGGCAGGAGATCAAGGACGCGCCGCCGTTCGATCCGGAGTCGGCCGACCCGGAGTACCGGGAGCGCGTGGGCAACTACTACGCCGACAAGTACCTACCGCCCCCGGGAGCCATGCCGCGGGTAATGTGA
- a CDS encoding YoaK family protein, with the protein MRAPSTRATAWLLVALAAASGCIDVICLTRLNAYFASVITGNLVHFGHAIATADARSLAGAVVAVGGYAVGVAAATVPLRHTPPGWNVRTAVVTSAEAVLLLGFTVGWLACSARPGYGFGLVLLGMAAAASGIQSVITVGAGVRGASTTYLTGSLTELVRRRVVDPHRFADVGGVGRLAGLVVGAVLGTVVLRTAPTWASVPAAVLVIAVIVVADGLTRRAATAADHDQRR; encoded by the coding sequence GTGCGCGCCCCCTCGACACGGGCCACGGCCTGGCTCCTGGTCGCCTTGGCCGCGGCCTCCGGCTGCATCGACGTGATCTGCCTGACCAGGCTCAACGCGTACTTCGCCAGCGTGATCACCGGCAACCTGGTGCACTTCGGCCACGCGATCGCCACTGCCGACGCCCGCTCGCTCGCGGGTGCGGTGGTGGCGGTTGGTGGGTACGCCGTGGGGGTGGCCGCTGCCACGGTGCCGTTGCGCCACACCCCGCCGGGGTGGAACGTCCGTACCGCGGTGGTGACGTCCGCCGAGGCGGTGCTGCTGCTCGGGTTCACGGTGGGCTGGTTGGCCTGTTCGGCACGTCCCGGGTACGGCTTCGGCCTGGTGCTGCTCGGGATGGCGGCAGCGGCGAGCGGCATACAGAGCGTGATCACCGTTGGTGCCGGCGTACGCGGTGCGTCGACCACCTATCTGACGGGTTCACTGACCGAGCTGGTCCGGCGTCGCGTCGTTGACCCGCACCGGTTCGCCGACGTGGGCGGTGTCGGTCGGCTGGCGGGGTTGGTGGTCGGCGCCGTGCTCGGCACGGTGGTACTGCGCACGGCCCCGACCTGGGCATCCGTGCCGGCGGCGGTGTTGGTGATAGCCGTGATCGTGGTCGCGGACGGCCTGACCCGCCGTGCGGCCACCGCCGCCGACCACGACCAGCGGCGCTGA